The Hordeum vulgare subsp. vulgare chromosome 4H, MorexV3_pseudomolecules_assembly, whole genome shotgun sequence genomic interval GAGGCAATAGCGGGACCCCACACATCTGAATGTATTAATTCAAGAGGTACATTAGTGACATGATAAGACAAAATAGAATAAGGTAGTTGATGACTCTTAGCACGCTGACAGGCATCACACACTAACGGTGAATTAGTTGAACTAGAACACGGGAGATCATGATTCCGAACAATAGAAGTGACCACATTATTTGTAGGGTGACCAAGACGCTGATGCCATTGAGACGACGAGACTCTGGCACTAGAAGATGCATgtcaagacgatgatgacgacgcacGAGCAAATGGGATCGGGTAGACTCCCCAATAACTTCTACCGTGAAGAAGTACGCGCTTGGTTGCCTTGTCCTTAACAAAGAAAAAACGACGGTGAAACTCAGTAAACACGTCATTATCACAGACAAGGCGATAAACAGAAAAAGATGCTGGGTGATGTCTGGAACACGAATTATGTTGCACAGTTTTAGAGATGAACCGGGTAAATGGGAATGACCAATGTGCGAAATAGACAAACCTGCATCATTAGCCACCTGAACATGATCCTTGCCGTCATAGCGCTCCTGAACCTGGAGACGCTCAAGATCACTGGTTAGGTGATTGGTAGCCCCAGTATCGAGCACCCAAGGAAAGTCGACGGTGTCGGTGGAGGCCGAGTTGGCGGAGCGAGGGTGGTGGTCGGGGTCGTAGTGCTTGCGATAGTCATCGGCCTCATGGCCCCAGTTCCGACAGAGTTGGCACCTGGGGCGCCAGCGGTTGTTGCGGCGACCACCACCGTCGTTGTTGCCGCCGTTGCCTCCGCCACCTTGCCGACCATTGCCGACGGAGCTAGGGTTGCGATCACGGCCGCCGTTAGGGTCGCTGGGACCGCCTTGGCGACCTTGGCCTGGCTGGTCGTTCCCATCAGCTGGGCGACCCCCACCGTGTGAGGGGTAGGGCTCTGAGTAGGGCACACGTCCGCCATCGCCGTAGACCTAAGCGAGTCACGACGTTGGCCGAGGGAGACCACCCCTCAGCCACACTCTGCTCGGCATGCAGCGCTGCGAACGACAAAACGAGCGAGTAAAAGCTGGAGTAGGGCATAGGTGCAACACTCACACCGAGGGAAGCGGTGATGGAGTTGTAGGTGGAGCCCAGTCCGGTGAGGATGTGATCGATGAGCTCATCATCACGGATCGGTGAGCCAGCGGCTGCCATGGTGTCGGCCAAGGACTTCATCTTGTGCATGTATTCAACCACGGAGAGCTCCTCCTTGCTCAGCGTCTGGAGCTGACGCCGGATGTGATGGACGTTGGCGCGACTCTGGGAGCCGAACATGGCACCGACGGCCATCCACACCGCCTACACCGACTCGCAGCCGATAAGCTGGCATGCGATATCCTCCTCCATGgaggtgaggagaaaccccttgacctTTTGGTCTTGAGTCCACCACTGGTAATACGCTGGGTTGGCGGTGGTGGCAGCGTTGTCGTCGATGCCCACTGCATGGATCTTCTCTCGAGCCActtcggtgccatcaagatagCCATGGAGGTTGGCGCCAGCGAGTACGGCGCTGATGATGCCCTTCCACAGCATGAAGTTGGTGCGGCCGAGGCGGACGAAGATCTCCGGAACGGAGAACGCGACAGGGATCGAGGCGGTCGCGGGCGAGGTGAGGGCGCCGatggaagtgttggaaatatgccctagaggcaataataaattagttactcattatatttctttgctcattatgcatgctataattgtattaattggaaacacaaatacatgtgtggatacatagacaaaacactatccctagtaaacctctacttgactagctcgttgatcaaagatggttaaggtttcctaaccatagacaagtgttgtcacttgataacgggatcacatcattaggagaatgatgtgatggacacgacccaaactataaacgtagcgtatgatcgtgtcagtttattgctattgttttctgcatgtcaatgtatgtgttcctatgaccatgagatcatgcaactcctggacattagaggaataccttgtaggttatcaaacgtcgcaacgtaactgggtgactataaaggtgctctacaggtatctccaaaggtgtctgttgggttggcatggatcaagactgggatttgtcactccgtgtaacgaagaggcatctcggggcccactcggtagtacaacatcacaacaagccttgcaagcaatgtgactaaggagttagttacgggatcttgtattacagaatgagtaaagagacttgccagtaacgagattgaactaggtatggagataccgacgatcgaatctcgggcaagtaacataccgaaggacaaagggaacaacatgcggggttaactaaatccttgacatagaggttcaaccgatagagatcttcgtagaatatgtgggagccaatatggacatccaggtcccgctattggttattgaccagagagtgtctcaggtcatgtctgcatagttctcgaacccgcagggtctgcacacttaaggttcggtgacgtttcggtatagttgagttatatgtgttggtgaccgaagttttgttcggagtcccggatgagatcccggacgtcacgaggagttccgaaatggtccagaaatgaagattgatatataggaagttggtatttggattccggaaggtattCGGGCATtggcgacagtgtaccgggagtgacgaatgggttccgagggcccactgggtggggccaccacgccccaaggggtccacgtgggtttattggatgcgcaataaggcataatgggctgacaaagtcatccaaggaaagaccatgagaaaaaagtggaaaatccaaaagaggtgggaaattaaggaaggagtcctaatccaagtggggttggaggaggactcctccctcttccacttcggccgacccaagggctcctcccttgtggcgcaaggcctgcccctccctcctcctatatatactagaggtttagggttgtttgagacaattttgccacgtgcaaccctaaacctctactttgtagttcttcctctagatcggttttctgcgaagctcgggcggagccctgcaggaatagatcaccaccaccaccggagcgccgtcgcgctgccggggaactcatctacatccccgtctctcttgctggatcaagaaggcggagatcgtcatcgagttgtacgtgtgcggaacgcggaggtgccgtccgtatggcacttgatcgggacagatcacgagacggttcgtgggacggatcgtgggacggttcgtgggacgaatcgtgaagacgtaccactacatcaatcgtgtttattaacgctttcgcttagcgatctacaagggtatgtggatccgatctccctcttgtagatgatcatcacaatggataggtattgcgtgtgtgtagaattttttttgtttcccatgcaacgtttcccaagagGAAGTAGAGAGCGACAGGGCGGCGGACGACATCGCGGCGGCGCGGGAGAGTACAGCGCACAGCGGCGGACAGAAGATcttgcggcgacggcgacggcgtaaGAGAAGGTTgcacgcggcggcggcggatggattGGGGAGGAGGCGCGAAGGAAACGCGCGGCGGCCGACCTGGCTATCTGATACCAAGTTGGAAGAGAGAGGTTTAGGGTTTTGTGTGAGGGTTGACATCCACCTCACATCTTAGTATATATAGATGATCATGGTACAATTACATATGAATCTCTATACGTGACAATATACAATATGCAAAGTAGACCCTATTTTACATGTATGACCCCTAATGGTGCGGGTATATGCTTAACACACCCAAAGTTCCTTTCCAAATCTCCTGTGAACAAACCGATTAGAAATGTTGTAGAAAAGGTTCAGGACATAACGCGCACACACCACGCAAAGTCACAAACCACCCAAACTTGCTTCACATGCATGTACACGTAACAGGTAACCAGCCGTACACAAATGGAGAAAGAAACCCAACCGATCAAACAGATACGCACACAGACCCATCGGCCGGCGCCGGCGGCCGGAAAAGAAGGCTACCGAGCTACTGGTACCGCGTGGCGATGCGGAGCATGACGGTGGCCGCGACGGAGACCCCGTAGAAGACGATGAAGAGGCCGGTGACGTTGATGAGCCTGGCCTCGGTGCCGGGCGTGGCGCTGGCGCTCTTCTGGACGAGCCCCGTCTGCGCGGCGCACACGGCCAGGAGGAAGATGACGAGCCCGCCGGCGACGTGcacgggcgcggcggcggcgcgcgtgTGCTCGTGCGTGCCGGGCATCCAGAAGACGGCGAAGCCGATGAGCCACTGCAGCGCGAAGAGGGAGATGGCGCCGATGCCGATCCACGAGTGGAGGCTGACCAGGTCCGGCACCACGGCCACGTTGTGGAACTTGAAGGCCGCGTAGATGCCGAACACGCCCAGGATGAAGGCCACCAGGTGCACCAGCATGTGCACCATCTTCTGCGCCCGGTGGTTCATCGGGATCGTCGTGTACACCAGTATGGCTGCACAAAATTTTAAGATTTTACTTATTAATTACCACGGCACATGCTGATTTTGCATGCGGATATTACCAAGCAATAATCATATGCCAATTGCAAGATGGATGATGAACTTGGCAGGAAAACGTAGCGATCCACGGTGGTCATTATCGGCGTCATCCGAGGTGACCCTTGGCATGGGCGCCCACCCAGCACACCGATTGGCACTTGAGGACGAGCCTGGTCCAGTGCTTTTGCGGCCACCAAACGCCTACAAAGCCCTGCTACTACGTACCAATCTGGTCCAAAATGTAGTGTGGTGTGGTGACACACTGACACCTTGTCTTTTCTTGCAATGGGATTTCGGGCCATgccaacagcagtagcaacatcaacgACATGTACCACCACCACACCTTCAGGTGCTTTTGGCAGTTAATAATGACTCTGTTGCGACGTTTTGCTAAACCGTATGTATACTCATGCTCAtacatctatctatctatctccccTGAACCTTAGTTAAGACTCCCACGAAAAGGTAAAGCTTGGTTAAGGACTTAAGGGAGTTGGTAAGGGACATTGACGATTCAGGGTAGCGTGCATTGGACGTACCTTCACCGATGAGAAGAATGAAGCCCCAGGTCATCACAAAGGGATGGACCTGCATTACAGAAAGCACGGATCAGTACTGCTAGTGCCAGATTTACTGTTCCTGTAACAAGTAAATAAACGAGGTAACAATGCATGCAGTCGAGGATCAAACATGCGAGATGAAAGAAGCAGAGGGATATCAAGAACGCCGGTGCCGGTGTGCGTACGTACGTTGAAGATCTGCTCGGGGTCGTCGGACTGTATGTTGATGCCGCCGCGGAAGCGCAGGAGCCAGACGAGCATGAGCACGGCGGTGGTGAGGAAGAGCAGGTGCGCGAACACGGCCACGCGCGACGCCACCACCGAGTGCCGGTGGTGGCCGCCGATGATCCCGCCGATCGCCATTCCCGTCCGGCGCCGGGCTACCGGCTAGCTACCTCCCGCCTTAGCTTGGCTCTGATCGCCGGCGAGACAGGGTTAGAATGAATGAATGGATGACGGGGGTCAGTAAGTTGGCCGTGTTCTTCTGCATGGGCGCGGCGCGGGGCTGGGTTTTAACGTGGCCACCGGGAATCCGAGGTAACACCTGGGCGGAGGCTTGGGTTTGGTATATATCGGCGAGCTGGGCGTGCGTGTTTACGCTAGGCATCTCCGGCTGTGTATGTgcgatggtgatggtgatggctTTGCAATGCTGGGAAGCAAGTAATCACGAAGAGTGGTGACAGCATGTCGatcgaccacgacgacgacgatgacaacatatATCGCCCGCACTGGGCTGTAAGCTAGCCCGTCGAACCGAGTCCGAAGCAAACAAACACACATTTTGCTGACAGGTTTAGGTGCGGCGCGAAATCAAGCGGTAACGGCTtttagaagaaaaatacctttctcTCAGCAAACTGGTACGTTGTTTTGAGCAAAATGACATACATCTCCGAAGAAAGTGGCAGAAAAACGTTCATAAATGCCATCCGCCCAAGTGAACGTTCGCTCGCTACTGGCGTCCTTTACTTCTTTTCGTAGACTCGTTTATTCAAAATGTTTAGCCTTTTGAACCATGCGTCCAGATATGAGACCATTTTTATCGTTTTATTTCTCAAGTCGAGATCTTTGAAACCAAatcccatgttgatagatttTAACGAGCATTTTTTTAAACGAAAAACCAGTACCAAGATATACAAAATCTAGAGAGAGAAAAGCCGCAAACAATCAGCAACCGCAGAAATGAATACAAAAAAACTAGAAAGAAACGGAGCATTGGAAGCAAAGTTgcagtttttttccttttctaagCATAGCATGTCTTATGACAGAAGCACAATTGTGCTTCACAAAGTTtacgttttttttcctttttttatgaaGCATAGTTGTGCTTTTCGTGAAAGCACAATCAGTGTTTTTCTGTGATAGCCtgacttattagggatgatagactactcatatcaataaggaattccttcttttccgggagcccattcgaacagaactctcaggttaagcgtgttcggcttggagtagttgtaggactggactggatgcacaaacgTTTGTACCGAGAGGGAACGctcatgtggcccgacgaggacgtcggttcctttgAGTGGTGgtttatgtgatagcctggcttattagggatgataggttactcatatcaataaggaattctttcttttccggaagcccattcgaacagaactcttagtctccgtcctaaaataaagatcttaactttatactagctttaATATAAATGGTACTAAGCTTAAGGCACTTATTTTAAGACAGAGGAAGTACTTGGGAAGAACGGATTTGGTTCTGTATTTGGAAAGAGCGGATTTGATTCTTGTGGAAGCACACACCATGCTTCTGACGTAAGGAAATCTATGTTTACCCCAGAAATACAACTATACTTCTCCTGGAAGCACAATATTTTTAAGAAGTACGGTTGTGCTTCGCTGAAAAAGGCTCCTCCAAAAGCGAAGGAAAGCACGCGAAAACCCGACTGTCAAAatcattaaaaaaataaaaaatgcatacataaaaataaaaaaagtaaaaTCTAGAAGGAGCGTCGAGCACGTGACACGTGGTGGTGGCTGGAAGCACCATTTGACAAACTGCAAGGCCAATGTTTGGCCCTTACGAGAGGCATCAATGGATAACCGTTAGTTAGTCGCTATACAACTACGTAGCGTGTACTCTCCCGTGCACCGGTTCCTCTGTATGGGCCGTCCCATTCTCGGTTTTCCCACAAGTTCTGAGAAGATGTTAGTTATAGAACTTTCCTTTAAATgattttttatgtgttttttcacatatttattattccttttttcatatttttatgGTTCTTTCCATTTACTTTTATCTTTCTACCTTTTAATTTCGTGAGTATTTAAACacatggaatttttttgaaattgttCATAGTTTTTCCAATTCTAGAATAAATTTTGAATTTGTAAAATATTTTCCAAActtgtgaacattttttatattCATGATCTTTTTTCATTAGCAAAAAATATTATAACTCATGTGCATTTTTAAAACTCGTGAACATGTTTGGCATTTCCAAGCCTTTTTAAAACTTAATGAACATGTTTTTAAATTGGGAACATATTCtaaattcgtgaacatttttttgaattggTGAGTATTTTCAAATTCTATTTAAAAAGTGGCAAACGTTTTTTTCAAAGTCATGAACATTTTATAAACTCATTAATAGTTTCTGGagttcatgaactttttttaattTGCAAAAATTTATGAAATCGATGAAAAAAAATTAACCTGAAGGCAAATTTTGAAATAGTGAATATTATTTGAACTCGTGTTTTTCTTTTAAATTCATGTACATATTTTGAATTGGCAAACATTTTTAGAATTTTGTGACACCTCATTTATTggtcctttctttttttcttttggattTCTTTGAATTTTGCTTtgagtttctttttctttggctcTTTGGTCTTGAAACCTGGGAAAAtcatctcttctcactctcccaaGCGGCTTGTCATTCTTAAATCCTTTCCAAGATCATATCATTTCCATCTTGACACAACCCCAATATTTATTTTTTGGCAATATTCCTTTTTCAATTAAAGGAATAACCTTGTTTGTCCTAGGTTGTGAAGCAACATATATTTCTGTCTTGTCATTAATTCCCACAAAATTCTCAATATTTATTTGACTCATATGGACCTTGGATATGTAAAAAATACTCAAGATTCCATGCTCATGGTAAGTGGACCATCCAATATTTGTTTGTGATCATAATTTCAGTTTGTGAAGGAACTATGTTTTATATTGCGCCATAATTTTTGTAATTTACCAGGACGTTTGCCTACCAATATAACTTCTCTCCACAATATTTGGAATCATTTAATTTAGATAATTTCTCTCAACAATTTTCCAAAGATTGTGTCCATAGAGGACCACTGTGAAGGAAGTATCATATGTACTTATCTAAATGGTATGAAAATTTTACAGTGCCCTCATATGCCCAAACGATAATCCTCCACCAAATTTTACCCCACCCAAAAATGCGTGATCACTGCTTTTTTACAGGAAACTTGATACTTTATGCATATAAAAGTTCCATATGAATGAGTACATTGTTGTAAGGCTCGAGAAGCCAAATAAGTCTATCTTAGTCTAGATACGAAGCATGCTTCACTAAGGTATCATCCTCATGATTTCTTGATCTACTCTCGTGGATTAAAGTGCGCTCCTAGAAGTGTCCCATGTGACTCTTAGAGCCCCTTATGATTTCTCCATGAGTTCCTCATGTATTCTTATGTGGATCCTTCACTATTGTTAAGTAATATGTAGATATTAAAATCGTTGGTGCCGATTGTCATCTGCTAGCACCATTGTTTATCACACTACTAACATATCCAAGATAGTTGGACCTGAAATACCCGACCACGTGATCCATGATGATCCTTTGAACTTCCCATTTCATCCCGACAAATGCGAGTCATCGCTCCCCTATCATCATGTATTGAAGTGTTGCATCCACATTATTTTTCACGACGCCCTCTGGTGGTCTGATCCACCGATGTCTGGCCAGTCGTTGATGCTGCACTCTGACAACAATTTTTCGTTGATTCAGGATCCCGAGTACTCCAATGAAATGCTTGATGAAGAGATGTGTTGACATTGGTGGTTGGAATATACACTCATAAAGTGCCTTACAGCTAGCATGCCAGATTGCCCACGGGTTAACAATCATATGTGTGAAGTCCATGTGCGATAGTGAGGCTCTCATAGCGAACAACCATAGTTTGGCATTCTCTTGTGTGGTCATTGTCGTATGCTCCACAACTTCCTCCTTTGATAGGGCCCAAACACATCTAGAGGAGGACCATTCAATCAACACATGACGCCACTAGTCCGGCTGGACTCATAGCACACATGTAAGTGACTCGGTCATATGACGATTTTTCATGACATCAAAGGTAGGTAAGGAGTGCTGAGCGAGCctccaaagaaaaaaaaatcaacttcCAAAACTTTGCAATTCCAAAGCTTTGTACAGTCCTTTGCTTCCTCGGATGAGTTTGAAGATCCATCCTCATGATACAACCAGCCTTCACGATTGGTTTTGTGTTTATTATCATTCTATAAGCATATCGTGGCAAGAAAGCTCTTTTTCTCTTGCGACCATGACCAGAAATCATCCAAAGCTCTCATGCATATTGGTATGCCTAGAATTGCTCTGCATCCATTGGGAGGAAGGACTACATAATCATATATAGGCGCCTTGTGCACTTGTCACATCAATTAAATCCTTGACCATGGCAACTTGTGAATTTTGAAGACTGGTTATAGGCCTCATGTCGTTTGGTCGAGGAATCCAATTCTGACCCCAAATTTTAGTCGTTGCTCTATTTTCGATTCTCCTTATTAAACCTTGCGCGAGGACATCTCTCCCTTCTATGATGTCACACTAAATTTGTAATGGATGTGACCCAATAGTAGCCTCTAAGAATGACGTGTTAGGAAAGATCCGGGTTCATGTAGTATCCATCAAGCCTCGCAAGCAAGAAGGGCTAAGTTAAATAGCTCTATATCCCTGAATCCCAAGCAGCCCATGGATTTTGCCCTCGTCATCACATCCCACAAGACCCAATTAACATTCCTTTTGTCTCCTTACGTACCCGACCAAAACATTCTCGTGAGAATATTCATGTGTTGGCATAAACCCCGAGGCAACTTGAGACATCCCATGGAATAAATTTGGATGGATTATACTGCAGATTTAATTAAAACTCCATTACCTAGAATTGATTTAAAAATACAACCATCCATGAATCTTCTTCCAGATCATATCcttcaaatatttgaaagaaaaattctgaaaaagaGCACCCACATTCGCCAAAGGGAGCATACCGGCCAGCCTGCCCACGAGGAGCGTACAAACGTACGTGACTTGGGTTTTAACTGTAACGATATAATTTTTTTAGCAGTCGATTTGTTTTCTAGCAACATTCCAGCGGCCGTTTTTTTAGCAACAGGTTAGCGAATATTTTTTAAGATGTTAAAGAATAATGGAAAAGATTATTTTTACAATGGCGaagtttttttggaatttttaataAAATTCCCCAAAAATTAAAAAATGTGACCATTTGTTCAATTTAtctgtttttttttctgaaattattCATATTTCATACaaaatgatgatttgtttttgaacccccccccccccacacacacacacaaaggcaAAAAGTTTCTGAATTTGTGAGAATAAATTTAAGACCACATCATTTTTCAAAATTCTGCACACTTTTTGAAATCATTTTCTTAAAATTGATGAATATTCATAAATGCAAACATTGAAATTTACCAAAAAAATTAAACATGGtaaattttttatttaaaataatgcgattttttaaaaacatttccAAACATGTTTTTTAAACATGAACGCTCAAAAATATAaacaagaaaaagataaaagaaaatgaaataaaCGCAAAATTTAAAAGGAAAAAAGctgaaaagaaaaaacaggaaacccaattaaaaaaatgaatgagtaaccttctagaagctttgtAAAGCTACTGTGTTTTCACTATGCAATACACTCGAAAGTGGGCAGGTCCCTTTATCGCTCTCGTGTACAATTGGACCCGCCGTCTGTGTGTATTAGTAAACGTGTACGTGCAACGCACGTCCACAACGTTGAATACAAAATAGCATGTCATTTAAATTATATTATTTAAAGTGATACGACATTGTGATCCATCAACCTAGTGAAGAAGCATACAACTGGCA includes:
- the LOC123451055 gene encoding probable ascorbate-specific transmembrane electron transporter 2 isoform X2; the encoded protein is MAIGGIIGGHHRHSVVASRVAVFAHLLFLTTAVLMLVWLLRFRGGINIQSDDPEQIFNVHPFVMTWGFILLIGEAILVYTTIPMNHRAQKMVHMLVHLVAFILGVFGIYAAFKFHNVAVVPDLVSLHSWIGIGAISLFALQWLIGFAVFWMPGTHEHTRAAAAPVHVAGGLVIFLLAVCAAQTGLVQKSASATPGTEARLINVTGLFIVFYGVSVAATVMLRIATRYQ
- the LOC123451055 gene encoding probable ascorbate-specific transmembrane electron transporter 2 isoform X1; translated protein: MARNPIARKDKVSVCHHTTLHFGPDWYVVAGLCRRLVAAKALDQARPQVPIGVLGGRPCQGSPRMTPIMTTVDRYVFLPTILVYTTIPMNHRAQKMVHMLVHLVAFILGVFGIYAAFKFHNVAVVPDLVSLHSWIGIGAISLFALQWLIGFAVFWMPGTHEHTRAAAAPVHVAGGLVIFLLAVCAAQTGLVQKSASATPGTEARLINVTGLFIVFYGVSVAATVMLRIATRYQ